A single Klebsiella variicola DNA region contains:
- the gdhA gene encoding NADP-specific glutamate dehydrogenase: MDQTCTLEGFLTRVQQRDPHQTEFAQAVREVMTTLWPFLEENPRYRQLALLERLVEPERVIQFRVVWVDDRNQVQVNRAWRVQFNSAIGPYKGGMRFHPSVNLSILKFLGFEQTFKNALTTLPMGGGKGGSDFDPKGKSDGEVMRFCQALMTELYRHLGPDTDVPAGDIGVGGREVGFMAGMMRKLSNNSACVFTGKGLSFGGSLIRPEATGYGLIYFTEAMLKRHGLGFEGARVAVSGSGNVAQYAIEKAMELGARVVTASDSNGTVVDEAGFTKEKLARLIDIKERAHGRVADYAREFGLTYLEGQQPWSVPVDIALPCATQNELDVDAARQLIANGVKAVAEGANMPTTIAATDLFLEADVLFAPGKAANAGGVATSGLEMAQNAARMGWKAEKVDARLHHIMLDIHHACVQYGGEAKQTNYVRGANIAGFVKVADAMLAQGVI, translated from the coding sequence ATGGATCAGACGTGCACTCTGGAAGGCTTTCTCACCCGCGTTCAACAGCGCGATCCTCATCAAACCGAATTTGCTCAAGCCGTCCGGGAGGTGATGACCACCCTGTGGCCTTTCCTTGAGGAAAATCCGCGCTATCGTCAGCTTGCTTTGCTGGAACGTCTGGTGGAACCGGAGCGCGTGATCCAGTTCCGCGTGGTGTGGGTGGACGACCGCAATCAGGTCCAGGTCAACCGCGCGTGGCGCGTGCAGTTCAACTCGGCCATCGGCCCGTATAAAGGCGGGATGCGTTTCCACCCGTCGGTTAACCTGTCGATTCTCAAATTCCTTGGCTTCGAGCAGACCTTCAAAAACGCCCTGACCACCCTGCCGATGGGCGGCGGAAAAGGCGGCAGCGATTTCGATCCTAAAGGCAAGAGCGATGGCGAAGTGATGCGCTTCTGCCAGGCGCTGATGACCGAGCTCTATCGCCACCTTGGCCCGGATACCGACGTACCGGCGGGCGATATCGGCGTCGGCGGCCGCGAAGTCGGCTTTATGGCCGGGATGATGCGCAAGCTCTCCAACAACAGCGCCTGCGTCTTCACTGGTAAAGGCCTCTCCTTTGGCGGCAGCCTGATCCGTCCGGAAGCCACCGGTTACGGTCTGATCTACTTCACCGAAGCGATGCTCAAACGTCACGGCCTCGGCTTCGAAGGCGCTCGCGTGGCGGTTTCCGGCTCCGGCAACGTCGCGCAATACGCCATTGAGAAAGCGATGGAGCTTGGCGCGCGGGTGGTCACCGCCTCCGACTCCAACGGCACCGTCGTTGACGAAGCGGGCTTCACCAAAGAAAAACTGGCCCGTCTGATCGACATTAAAGAGCGTGCCCATGGCCGCGTGGCCGACTACGCCCGCGAATTTGGCCTCACCTATCTTGAAGGCCAGCAGCCGTGGTCAGTGCCGGTGGATATCGCCCTGCCTTGCGCGACCCAGAACGAACTGGACGTCGATGCCGCCCGCCAGCTGATTGCCAATGGCGTGAAGGCCGTGGCGGAAGGCGCCAACATGCCGACCACCATCGCCGCAACCGACCTGTTCCTGGAAGCTGACGTGCTGTTTGCCCCGGGCAAAGCGGCCAACGCCGGCGGCGTGGCGACTTCCGGTCTGGAGATGGCGCAGAACGCCGCGCGCATGGGCTGGAAAGCGGAAAAAGTGGATGCCCGTTTGCATCACATCATGCTGGATATCCACCACGCTTGCGTGCAGTACGGCGGCGAAGCGAAGCAGACAAACTACGTGCGCGGTGCGAATATCGCCGGTTTCGTGAAAGTCGCGGATGCCATGCTGGCCCAGGGCGTGATTTAA
- a CDS encoding ABC transporter substrate-binding protein, producing MRRLRDFSLCLCLLLLWPLAVNANDSWRQIQTEARGQTVWFNAWGGDPAVNRYLAWVSEEVKRHYAIDLRIVPIADAADAVKRIQREAQAGRRRGGSVDLLWINGENFRTLKQANLLLTGWAESLPNWRFVDLQKPVREDFSVATDGTESPWGSAQLTFIARRGQTPQPPTSPQALLAFARAHPGSVTYPRPPDFTGTALLEQLLIALTDQPAALRQPPQTATFAAVTAPLWRYLDALHPALWRAGKDFPASPARMDTMLNNGTLRLSLTFNPLHARQKAASGELPTDSYSFGFTAGTLGNVHFVTIPANARAVAGAKVVANFLLSSEAQLRKADAAVWGDPSVLDPQRLPDGQRQALAATVPQDLPPVLAEPHAAWVDALEQEWLRRYGTH from the coding sequence ATGCGCCGTTTGCGTGATTTCAGCCTCTGTCTGTGCCTGCTGCTGCTCTGGCCGCTGGCGGTTAATGCCAACGACAGCTGGCGGCAGATCCAGACGGAAGCCCGCGGGCAGACCGTCTGGTTTAACGCCTGGGGCGGGGACCCGGCCGTCAACCGCTATCTGGCGTGGGTCAGCGAGGAGGTCAAACGCCACTACGCGATCGACCTGCGTATTGTCCCCATCGCCGACGCCGCCGACGCAGTGAAACGCATCCAGAGAGAGGCGCAGGCCGGCCGTCGCCGGGGCGGGTCGGTGGATCTGCTGTGGATCAACGGCGAAAACTTTCGCACGCTTAAGCAGGCCAACCTGCTGCTCACCGGCTGGGCCGAATCGCTGCCCAACTGGCGCTTTGTCGATCTGCAAAAGCCGGTTCGGGAGGACTTTTCTGTCGCCACCGACGGTACGGAGTCGCCGTGGGGCAGCGCCCAGCTGACGTTTATCGCCCGCCGCGGGCAAACGCCGCAGCCACCCACCAGCCCGCAGGCGCTGCTGGCCTTCGCCAGAGCCCATCCCGGCAGCGTGACCTACCCGCGGCCGCCGGACTTCACCGGCACCGCCCTGCTGGAGCAACTGCTGATCGCCCTCACCGACCAGCCGGCCGCCCTGCGCCAGCCGCCGCAGACGGCGACCTTCGCGGCGGTCACCGCCCCGCTGTGGCGCTATCTCGATGCGCTGCACCCGGCCCTGTGGCGGGCGGGCAAGGATTTCCCGGCGTCGCCGGCACGGATGGATACCATGCTCAACAATGGCACCCTCCGCTTATCACTCACGTTTAACCCGCTGCACGCCCGGCAGAAAGCCGCCAGCGGCGAATTACCGACGGACAGCTACAGCTTCGGCTTCACCGCGGGGACCCTCGGCAACGTCCATTTCGTTACCATCCCGGCTAACGCCCGCGCCGTCGCTGGAGCCAAAGTGGTGGCCAATTTCCTGCTCTCGTCTGAAGCGCAGCTGCGCAAGGCCGATGCCGCCGTCTGGGGCGATCCGAGCGTACTGGACCCGCAGCGTCTGCCTGACGGCCAGCGTCAGGCGCTGGCGGCTACCGTGCCGCAGGATCTACCGCCGGTGCTTGCCGAGCCGCACGCGGCATGGGTTGACGCGCTGGAGCAGGAATGGCTGCGCCGCTACGGTACCCACTGA
- a CDS encoding TVP38/TMEM64 family protein: MTQPDRRHLRRARLALAVVAVAGLAAWWWFPGGRAFLQQSLTALASLDPQQVRGFIAAWGPQAALVSFALMILQAIVAPLPAFLITLANAALFGAFWGGALSWFSAMVGAGLCFCIARALGREVVEKLTGRAVLRSVDGYFTRFGPQTILVCRLLPFVPFDPVSYAAGLTSLRFWPFMLATGVGQLPATIVYSWAGSLLTGGTFWLATGLSLLFALAVVISIAKNIYRERHKRSSP; this comes from the coding sequence ATGACCCAACCTGATCGCCGTCACCTGCGCCGCGCCCGGCTGGCCCTTGCCGTGGTGGCCGTCGCAGGGCTGGCCGCCTGGTGGTGGTTCCCCGGCGGGCGTGCCTTTCTGCAGCAGAGTCTGACGGCGTTAGCCTCCCTGGATCCGCAGCAGGTCAGAGGGTTTATCGCCGCCTGGGGGCCGCAGGCCGCGCTGGTCTCATTTGCGCTGATGATCCTCCAGGCGATCGTCGCTCCGCTGCCGGCTTTCCTGATTACCCTGGCGAACGCCGCCCTGTTCGGCGCCTTCTGGGGCGGTGCGCTGTCGTGGTTCAGCGCCATGGTCGGGGCCGGGCTCTGCTTCTGCATCGCCAGAGCGCTGGGGCGCGAAGTGGTGGAAAAACTCACCGGCCGCGCGGTGCTGCGCAGCGTCGACGGCTATTTCACTCGCTTTGGCCCGCAGACGATCCTGGTCTGCCGCCTGCTGCCGTTTGTGCCGTTTGACCCGGTCAGCTATGCCGCCGGACTAACCTCGCTGCGCTTCTGGCCCTTTATGCTGGCCACCGGCGTGGGCCAGCTGCCGGCGACTATCGTCTATTCCTGGGCCGGGAGTCTGCTCACCGGGGGCACCTTCTGGCTGGCCACCGGGCTTTCGCTGCTCTTTGCCCTGGCGGTGGTCATCTCTATCGCCAAAAATATTTACCGTGAACGTCATAAGAGATCGTCGCCATGA
- a CDS encoding CDP-alcohol phosphatidyltransferase family protein, with translation MLDSHLHPRLKPLLNAVAGALDRPGISPDGLTLLGFAIGVLALPFLALGWYSAALVAILLNRLLDGLDGALARRRGLTDAGGFLDIALDFLFYALVPFGFILADPLNNALAGAWLLFAFIGTGSSFLAFAALAARHQIANPGYAHKSLYYLGGLTEGTETILLFVLGCLFPAHFAWLAWLFGALCWLTTATRICSGYQTLKRVTTTA, from the coding sequence GTGCTTGATAGCCACCTGCATCCGCGCCTCAAACCCCTGCTTAATGCTGTCGCCGGCGCGCTTGACCGCCCGGGTATTTCACCGGACGGGCTGACGCTCCTCGGTTTTGCCATCGGCGTGCTGGCTCTACCCTTTCTGGCGCTGGGGTGGTATAGCGCGGCGCTGGTCGCTATTCTCCTCAACCGCCTGCTGGATGGTCTGGACGGCGCCCTGGCGCGGCGGCGCGGGCTCACGGACGCGGGGGGCTTTCTCGATATCGCACTGGATTTTCTCTTCTACGCCCTGGTGCCGTTCGGCTTTATTCTGGCGGATCCGCTGAACAATGCCCTGGCGGGGGCCTGGCTGCTGTTTGCCTTTATCGGCACCGGCAGCAGCTTTCTCGCTTTTGCCGCACTGGCGGCCAGGCATCAGATCGCCAATCCCGGCTACGCCCATAAATCGCTGTACTATCTTGGGGGCCTGACGGAGGGGACGGAGACCATCCTGTTGTTTGTCCTCGGCTGCCTGTTTCCGGCGCATTTCGCCTGGCTGGCGTGGCTGTTTGGCGCGCTGTGCTGGCTGACGACGGCGACGCGCATCTGCAGTGGCTACCAGACCTTAAAGCGGGTAACGACCACAGCGTAA
- the xthA gene encoding exodeoxyribonuclease III, with the protein MKFVSFNINGLRARPHQLAAIVEKHQPDVIGLQETKVHDDMFPLEEVAKLGYNVFYHGQKGHYGVALLTKDTPIAVRRGFPDDGEEAQRRIIMAEIPSPFGNVTVINGYFPQGESRDHETKFPAKAAFYQNLQNYLETELNKENPVLIMGDMNISPTDLDIGIGEENRKRWLRTGKCSFLPEEREWMDRLLGWGLVDTWRQANPDNQEHFSWFDYRSKGFDDNRGLRIDLLLASQPLAQRCVETGIDYEIRGMEKPSDHAPVWATFRP; encoded by the coding sequence CGGACGTGATTGGCCTGCAGGAAACCAAAGTTCACGACGATATGTTCCCTCTCGAAGAGGTCGCCAAACTCGGCTATAACGTCTTTTATCATGGACAAAAAGGCCATTATGGCGTCGCGCTGCTGACCAAAGACACGCCGATTGCCGTCCGCCGCGGTTTCCCGGACGATGGCGAAGAGGCTCAGCGCCGCATCATCATGGCGGAGATCCCGTCGCCTTTCGGCAACGTCACGGTGATTAACGGTTATTTCCCACAGGGTGAAAGCCGCGATCATGAAACCAAATTCCCGGCCAAAGCGGCGTTCTATCAGAATCTGCAGAACTATCTGGAGACCGAACTCAACAAAGAGAATCCGGTGCTGATCATGGGCGATATGAACATCAGTCCCACCGATCTCGATATCGGTATTGGTGAAGAGAACCGCAAACGCTGGCTGCGTACCGGCAAATGTTCCTTCCTGCCGGAAGAGCGGGAGTGGATGGATCGCCTGCTGGGCTGGGGCCTGGTGGATACCTGGCGTCAGGCTAATCCGGACAATCAGGAGCACTTCTCGTGGTTCGATTACCGCTCCAAAGGCTTCGACGATAACCGCGGGCTGCGCATCGACCTGCTGCTGGCCAGCCAGCCTCTGGCCCAGCGCTGCGTGGAGACCGGAATCGATTATGAGATCCGCGGAATGGAAAAACCGTCCGACCACGCGCCGGTGTGGGCCACCTTCCGGCCATAA
- a CDS encoding carboxymuconolactone decarboxylase family protein — MSLPPLDSVPLILRPQAWLHRRHYGQVLSPIRWWGRIPWLFYLVSLFVGYIERRRSPLDPVLRSLVSARIAQLCHCEFCIDITSMTLAARSGSQDKLLAVADWRSSTLFSEKERLALAYAEAATQTPPEVDDALRSAMAAHFDARALTELTALIGLQNLSARFNAAMAIPAQGLCQMPTSSPQNKE, encoded by the coding sequence ATGAGCTTACCCCCGCTGGATTCTGTCCCCCTGATCCTTCGTCCGCAGGCCTGGCTGCACCGCCGGCATTACGGCCAGGTGCTAAGCCCCATTCGCTGGTGGGGACGGATCCCGTGGCTGTTTTACCTGGTTTCTCTGTTCGTGGGCTACATTGAACGCCGCCGCTCGCCGCTGGATCCGGTGCTGCGGTCGCTGGTCAGCGCCCGCATCGCCCAACTGTGCCACTGTGAATTCTGTATCGATATCACCAGCATGACCCTCGCGGCGCGGAGCGGCAGCCAGGACAAGCTCCTGGCGGTCGCCGACTGGCGCAGCAGTACGCTGTTCAGCGAAAAAGAGCGTCTGGCGCTGGCCTATGCCGAAGCCGCCACCCAGACGCCGCCGGAGGTGGATGATGCCCTGCGCAGCGCGATGGCCGCGCATTTTGACGCCAGGGCGCTCACCGAGCTGACCGCCCTGATCGGCCTGCAAAATTTATCAGCGCGGTTCAATGCCGCGATGGCGATCCCGGCCCAGGGGTTGTGTCAGATGCCCACCTCTTCCCCGCAGAATAAGGAGTAA
- a CDS encoding TVP38/TMEM64 family protein gives MAVISHRAGLHDLLTHLHLLQETLRHHGAWSYLVYVALFITATLCLIPGSLLVIAGGMLFGPLTGSLLSFAAATLASALSFLIARWLGRDLLQRYVGHTAVFQAIERGIARSGCDFLILTRLVPLFPYNIQNYAYGLTAIPFWPFTLISAVTTLPGLVIYSVMASELAREGVTLAFALKLSLAGGLLFALVQMGKRFARARRVATPGEEVRHDPT, from the coding sequence CTGGCCGTTATCAGCCACCGCGCTGGTCTCCACGATCTGCTGACTCACCTGCATCTGTTGCAGGAGACCCTCCGCCATCATGGCGCCTGGAGCTATCTGGTCTATGTTGCGCTATTTATCACTGCCACCCTGTGTCTGATCCCCGGCAGCCTGCTGGTGATCGCCGGCGGGATGCTCTTCGGCCCGCTGACAGGCTCCCTGCTCTCGTTTGCCGCCGCCACCCTCGCCTCCGCGCTGTCGTTTTTAATCGCCCGCTGGCTTGGGCGCGATCTGCTGCAGCGCTATGTGGGCCATACCGCCGTCTTTCAGGCGATTGAGCGCGGTATCGCCCGCAGCGGCTGCGATTTCCTGATCCTCACCCGCCTGGTGCCGCTCTTTCCCTACAACATTCAGAATTACGCCTACGGACTGACGGCGATCCCTTTCTGGCCCTTTACCCTGATCTCCGCCGTGACCACCCTGCCGGGCCTGGTCATCTATTCGGTAATGGCCAGCGAGCTGGCCCGCGAGGGCGTAACTCTCGCCTTCGCGCTCAAACTGAGCCTCGCCGGCGGGCTGCTGTTTGCCCTGGTGCAGATGGGCAAACGGTTTGCCCGCGCCCGCCGTGTGGCAACACCCGGCGAGGAGGTGCGTCATGACCCAACCTGA
- a CDS encoding sulfurtransferase, translated as MKRVSQLTALALLMGLAASTTCAAETMPALTLSHLQQQHGVAIDTRLSAYYNGWPQRANGPEGHEPQALNLSARWLGAMSDDQLRAWAKQHQIQPDTPVALYGNPEDNASVAARLKQAGFTRLSTLSDALSQTDRLQKLPHFEQLVYPQWLHDLQQGKRVAAAPTGDWKVFEAAWGASKLYLLSHIPGAGYIDTNEVESEPLWNKVSDAQLKAMLAKHGIRHDTTVILYGRDVYAAARVAQIMLYAGVKDVRLLDGGWQTWSDAGLPVERGMPPAQQPAQDFGAPIPGQPQLMLDTEQARGLLHRQDASLVSVRSWPEFIGTTSGYSYIKPKGDIAGARWGHAGSDSTHMEDFHNPDGTMRSADDIATLWRQWNILPSQQVAFYCGTGWRASETFMYARAMGWPHVAVYDGGWYEWSSNPHNPVARGARGPESSQ; from the coding sequence ATGAAACGTGTTTCTCAATTGACCGCACTCGCCCTGCTTATGGGGCTTGCTGCTTCCACCACCTGCGCCGCTGAAACCATGCCAGCGCTCACACTCTCCCACCTGCAACAGCAGCACGGCGTGGCCATTGACACCCGCCTGAGCGCTTATTACAACGGCTGGCCTCAGCGCGCCAACGGCCCCGAAGGTCATGAGCCGCAGGCCCTGAATCTTTCCGCCCGCTGGCTCGGCGCCATGAGCGACGATCAGCTCCGCGCCTGGGCTAAGCAGCACCAGATCCAGCCGGATACCCCCGTCGCGCTGTACGGCAACCCGGAAGATAATGCCAGCGTCGCGGCGCGGCTGAAACAAGCGGGCTTCACCCGGCTCAGTACCCTGAGCGATGCGCTGAGCCAGACCGACCGCCTGCAAAAGCTGCCGCACTTTGAACAGCTGGTCTACCCCCAGTGGCTGCACGACCTGCAGCAGGGAAAACGCGTAGCCGCCGCCCCGACCGGCGACTGGAAAGTGTTCGAAGCCGCCTGGGGAGCGTCGAAACTCTATCTGCTGAGCCATATCCCTGGCGCGGGCTATATCGATACCAATGAGGTGGAAAGTGAACCGCTGTGGAATAAAGTGTCCGACGCACAGCTGAAAGCGATGCTGGCGAAGCACGGCATCCGGCATGACACCACGGTGATCCTCTACGGTCGCGACGTCTACGCCGCAGCGCGGGTGGCGCAGATCATGCTGTACGCCGGGGTCAAAGACGTGCGCCTGCTTGACGGCGGCTGGCAGACCTGGTCCGACGCCGGGCTGCCGGTCGAGCGCGGCATGCCGCCGGCGCAGCAGCCGGCGCAGGACTTCGGCGCGCCGATCCCCGGCCAGCCGCAGCTGATGCTGGATACCGAACAAGCCCGCGGGCTGCTGCATCGTCAGGACGCCTCGCTGGTCAGCGTCCGCTCGTGGCCGGAGTTTATCGGCACCACCAGCGGCTACAGCTATATCAAGCCGAAGGGTGACATCGCCGGCGCCCGCTGGGGCCACGCCGGGAGCGACTCCACGCACATGGAAGACTTCCATAACCCGGACGGCACCATGCGCAGCGCTGACGATATCGCTACCCTGTGGCGCCAGTGGAACATTCTGCCGAGCCAGCAGGTGGCGTTCTATTGCGGGACCGGCTGGCGGGCCTCGGAAACCTTTATGTATGCCCGCGCCATGGGCTGGCCGCACGTCGCGGTGTACGACGGCGGCTGGTACGAATGGAGCAGCAACCCGCACAATCCGGTCGCCCGCGGAGCGCGCGGCCCGGAAAGCAGTCAGTAA
- a CDS encoding pyrimidine (deoxy)nucleoside triphosphate diphosphatase — MLKMIDVVAAIIEQDGQILLAQRPPHADQPGMWEFAGGKVEPGESQPQALARELQEEMGIIAHPACYIASHQREVSGRQIHLHAWWVPHFQGIPLAHYHTQLRWCLPADALTLDLAPADIPLLHAFIAQRPTLSGR, encoded by the coding sequence ATGCTAAAAATGATTGATGTTGTCGCAGCCATTATTGAACAGGATGGCCAGATTCTGCTGGCGCAGCGTCCGCCCCACGCCGACCAGCCGGGGATGTGGGAGTTCGCTGGCGGCAAAGTGGAGCCTGGTGAAAGCCAGCCGCAGGCGCTGGCCCGCGAGCTACAGGAGGAGATGGGCATCATCGCCCACCCGGCATGCTATATCGCCAGCCATCAGCGGGAAGTCTCCGGCCGCCAGATCCATCTGCACGCCTGGTGGGTGCCGCACTTTCAGGGCATACCGCTGGCCCACTATCACACTCAGCTGCGCTGGTGCCTGCCCGCTGACGCCTTAACCCTCGATCTCGCCCCGGCCGATATTCCTCTGCTGCATGCCTTTATCGCCCAGCGCCCGACCCTTTCCGGCCGCTGA
- a CDS encoding ABC transporter permease subunit encodes MAAPLRYPLILLAWGTMAAIYLPLLPAAGELVGAARSPAHWRALFADPQLGQALAATLVSTLLSVGGALLIALTVVAALWPSLRWRRLASRLPLLLAVPHLALATAALLLFAEGGWIWQWLPLLTPPVDRYGIGLGLTMALKESAFVLWVIYGLLGEKRLADQATALKSLGYGRWQCLRWLVLPALLPALGMVLLAATAWSLSAVDVALVLGPGNPPTLAVLAWQWLSQGDDLQQAKGALASLLLMTILGGLALVAWGGWRIQRQYQPNLRGIRHPHPHALPGRLLAALLPLSGLLGALLLAGLARSAPPQMDALGNSLGLALVACALGAAVCLLWLACGPTRGDGWVWLPLVLPALPLAAGQYRLALYAWLDGEWWTVLWGHLLWVVPWMLFILRPAWRQRDPRMAVIARTLGWGPTRIFWLLTLPSLTRPLLTALAVGFSVSIAQYLPTLWLGAGRIPTLTSQAVALSSGGEVQTLAAQALWQLLLPAVCFTLTALLAWLAGRYRRGLR; translated from the coding sequence ATGGCTGCGCCGCTACGGTACCCACTGATCCTGCTGGCCTGGGGGACGATGGCGGCGATCTATCTGCCGTTGCTCCCCGCCGCCGGGGAACTGGTGGGCGCTGCGCGCTCCCCGGCCCACTGGCGGGCGCTGTTCGCCGACCCGCAGCTGGGCCAGGCGCTGGCCGCCACGCTCGTCTCGACGCTGCTGTCCGTCGGCGGCGCGCTGCTGATCGCCCTGACCGTCGTCGCTGCCCTCTGGCCCTCGCTCCGCTGGCGGCGACTGGCTTCCCGTCTGCCGCTGCTGCTGGCGGTACCCCATCTTGCCCTGGCGACGGCGGCGCTGCTGCTGTTCGCCGAAGGGGGTTGGATCTGGCAGTGGCTGCCGCTTCTGACGCCGCCGGTCGACCGGTATGGCATCGGGCTTGGCCTGACGATGGCCCTGAAAGAGAGCGCCTTTGTGCTGTGGGTGATCTATGGCCTGCTGGGGGAGAAACGCCTCGCCGACCAGGCGACCGCGCTGAAGAGCCTCGGCTACGGCCGCTGGCAGTGCCTGCGCTGGCTGGTGCTGCCCGCCCTGCTGCCCGCCCTCGGCATGGTGCTGCTGGCCGCCACCGCCTGGAGTCTGTCGGCGGTCGATGTCGCCCTGGTGCTGGGGCCCGGCAATCCGCCCACTCTCGCCGTGCTGGCGTGGCAGTGGTTAAGCCAGGGCGATGACCTGCAGCAGGCCAAAGGGGCGCTGGCCAGCCTGTTACTGATGACGATCCTCGGCGGGCTGGCGCTGGTGGCCTGGGGAGGGTGGCGGATACAGCGCCAGTACCAGCCCAATCTGCGCGGTATTCGTCACCCTCATCCTCATGCCCTGCCCGGCCGCCTGCTGGCGGCGCTGCTGCCGCTGAGCGGTCTGCTGGGCGCGCTATTGCTGGCGGGGCTGGCGCGCTCAGCGCCACCGCAGATGGATGCCCTCGGCAACAGCCTTGGCCTGGCGCTGGTGGCCTGCGCCCTCGGCGCGGCTGTCTGCCTGCTGTGGCTGGCCTGCGGCCCGACGCGGGGAGATGGCTGGGTCTGGCTGCCGCTGGTCCTCCCGGCCCTGCCGCTGGCCGCTGGCCAGTACCGGCTGGCGCTGTACGCCTGGCTAGACGGCGAATGGTGGACCGTCCTGTGGGGCCATCTGCTGTGGGTGGTGCCATGGATGCTGTTTATTTTGCGCCCGGCCTGGCGCCAGCGCGATCCGCGGATGGCGGTAATCGCCCGCACGCTCGGCTGGGGGCCCACGCGTATTTTCTGGCTGCTGACCCTGCCCTCGCTGACCCGCCCGCTGCTGACCGCGCTGGCGGTGGGCTTTTCCGTGAGCATCGCGCAGTATCTGCCGACGCTATGGCTGGGGGCAGGCCGTATCCCGACGCTCACCAGTCAGGCGGTGGCGCTCAGCAGCGGCGGCGAGGTGCAGACGCTCGCCGCCCAGGCGCTGTGGCAATTACTGCTGCCGGCGGTATGCTTTACCCTGACGGCCCTTCTCGCCTGGCTGGCGGGCCGCTATCGACGAGGACTTCGCTAG
- a CDS encoding ATP-binding cassette domain-containing protein, with the protein MLTVNHLTLSVKRQPLLREVAFSVAPGEVLTLMGPSGSGKSTLFAWMIGALAGDFRAEGELWLNGRRCDTLPTEHRRIGILFQDPLLFDHFSVGQNLQLALPESVRGEARKAAVEQALSRAGLHGFAPRDPATLSGGQRARVSLLRALLARPEALLLDEPFSRLDATLRAAFRRWVFEELARQAIPAILVTHDREDGPPAGRCLAMETWQ; encoded by the coding sequence GTGCTAACCGTAAACCATCTGACCCTGAGCGTGAAACGTCAGCCGCTGCTGCGGGAGGTGGCCTTTTCGGTGGCGCCTGGAGAAGTGCTGACGCTGATGGGCCCCTCCGGTAGCGGAAAATCGACGCTGTTTGCCTGGATGATTGGCGCCCTGGCCGGCGACTTCCGCGCCGAGGGCGAGCTGTGGCTCAATGGACGTCGCTGCGATACGCTGCCGACGGAGCATCGACGCATCGGCATCCTGTTTCAGGACCCGTTACTGTTCGACCATTTCAGCGTCGGGCAAAATTTACAGCTGGCGCTGCCGGAGAGTGTGCGCGGCGAGGCGCGAAAAGCCGCAGTGGAGCAAGCGCTCAGCCGCGCCGGGCTGCATGGCTTCGCCCCACGCGACCCGGCCACGCTCTCCGGCGGGCAGCGGGCGCGGGTGAGCCTGCTGCGCGCCCTGCTGGCGCGCCCCGAGGCGCTGCTGCTCGATGAACCCTTCAGCCGTCTGGATGCCACCCTGCGCGCCGCGTTCCGCCGCTGGGTTTTTGAGGAACTGGCCCGCCAGGCCATTCCGGCGATCCTGGTGACCCACGATCGCGAGGACGGTCCGCCGGCGGGACGCTGCCTGGCGATGGAGACCTGGCAATGA